acttCAGTcctagtctgttttttttttaaatggtggatGTTTCTCTCTAAATAACCCAACAAATGTACCTGTAATGGCTGACTGACTGCCTACTACTGTGTGTACAAATGACAACATAGGCTAAGTTGATGGCATGAATGTCAGATACCTATGAGGTCCTACTGTATTTGATTCATTATCAGGTACATATAGTTTGTCTTGGATCTTCATCTCTGGCTCCAGTGCCTTCTCCTTCGTTGCTCTCTTCACTAATCAGACCAGCTCTCAACAGAGGTAGGAGAGCCATTGCCGCACAACTCCTCAATATTCTCTCAGGTAGGCTATGAAATGGCTCTAGTAGCTGACGTGAACACTAAAGGATTTATCACTGCATTAGAGCATTACAGCTCAAATCATTTATCTTTGATGAAAACTGTTGATGTTTGCATGGCAAAAATGTACATGTCATTGTGCAAGWCACTGAAGTCTAATTCCATGGAATTGCTGACAGGGATGGCTCCTCCAGTCAAATTAAACCAAGAACTAACACTACCACCCAGTGGCACAACGTGTCACATCAGAATCTGGCAAgactttaatttttattttatttcacctttatttaactatacaagtcagttaagaacaaattcttatttacaatgacggccgactccggacgacgctgggccaattgtgcgccaccctatgggactcccaatcacggccgaatgtgatacagcctggaatcgaaccagggactgtagtgacgcccctttcactgagatgcagtgccttagacagctgcgccactcgggagcccagtacTAAAATAATGTTCACGCAATATAGGAAGTTCTAAAACCTGTATGCTGGCCCCTTTTTTTTTTAGCACTTGCGCAGTATCTAGTTGGGATAACAAACAGCTTTTTAGTTACACCTTCTATGGAAGGCTGTCCTTTGTATTACAAATAAGAGAACAGGTGACTAGAATCAACTTTTTAATTTTACGTATGGGTAAACATGAACAATATTCAGAGATGAAAGGAAACCTTAATACAGGATGATTGCGCTTTCCCCCCCCCAACTGTCCAAATCAACGTGAATTACAATAGCTGCTTCATTAAGACAAAACTGACTTCAATCTTAcataatctaatttacataacagTAGGCCTAACATTAACCCATAGAGGGACATTATCTATTTAATTTTGTCAGCAATCATACTGGATTTTCATAGTGGATGTGTCCCAAACAGTACtctattccgtatatagtgccTATATAGTGACTGGGGTCCAGAAGGGTGCCATAAATGCataaataatagtgtttaaataaAGTGGACAGCGCGAGCTCATTACAGTGATCCATGAAGACACGACAGCAAGACTGTTCTGCAGTCAGAGggttctctcttctccttgtcATCCTTCAGATAAGCACCAACCCAACAGctaacacacagaaacaagaaCAATTAGGCTAAAAGTAGGTTGCACATGGTGAGAAGAGGAAAGACATGTAGGGATGGATGGGAAGTTTTGGTCGATATTGAATTGATTGTCACTTAATATATTTAGGCGGTGAGAGTTCACCTGTTCTATAAAGGAAAGACGATGATTCTTCACTTGGGCCCGATGTAGTTAGCTGCCTTTCCAGTCTTCTTAAGTGTTTCCAGAAGCACGTCCGTGTCCTTGTCAGACTCAATGAAAACCTTCTTGTTGGGGAGGTCGATCTCAAATTGGACACCACCTTAAGCCAACAAataagacagaaagagaaaataaaacaattttaacAAGCCAGTCAATATGACAAGTAATCTATATTTGCTGAATTTATAGAAACCAAAGTACACGATTCTCAACAAAGTGTGTGTGGATGCGAGTGCTGTTTAACAACCTCTTCCAGATGTTTCAGAAAGCTAAATGTCACAGCAAATCCAGCAATAAGAGACACTCACCCAGTTTATTGAGGACTCGGGTAACTGCACCAGAGCATCCCTCACATGTCATGTCCACAAAGAATTCCTGCTTCTGTGGGAATAATTCACATTCCAGGAGTTATGCATCATTCTCATGTTAGTATGGAACAGGTAATCAGTTAGCAAGCAATGACTAGCTCAGCTAttagtctgattaatcaggctgtaatacacaattaAATGGTATATACAGCCTGAAACTAATGACTGCAAAATCGTGTAAATGTttcttacaagccagaatgtggaataaaaatacatttaaatttacTCTACACCGGTTGTCTGTGCAGTTTATTTTGTTCTTCAGTTGCttgaaatttgagacaaaatatccacggGAAAGCATTGTTTATCTGACTTTTTATAAAGCAGCTAGGTATATGTTCGGGTCTGCACcgatattttttgttgtattgGATATTCGGTTCTCTCATCAATAGCTGttgaaccaagcatgccatgacAATGAAACACCATGTTTTTCTGTatcaggggaggatggagaacaTTTGTGTTGtgttaacttttatttattttaatcggATTTCAAATCTTCAACAAAAAAATcttcaatataaaaaaaattaactaTACTTTCATAGGAAAGTAGTTTATCTGAACCGGTATCCAAGTGTTAGAGACCTCTCTAATACTCAGAAAGCGCAGATTCAAACTCCCCTTAACCAGCTCTGAAAGCATTATAAAATGTCAAAATACTTTCGTTGATCACCAAATATGGAGTTCATATGACTATATAATTCTAGAAAacatctaaatatatatatatatatatatattttttaaatggacaagCAACCGAAAAACACTCATTACTGCCACGCACAGGTCGGAAATCTACAACAGCTCAATACATTGGAGGTTCCAAATAGGCAATTTTTTTTCAGTTGTTTGTACATTTTTATGTAGACCTTTTTTCGAAGTACATACCGGCCGTTACAGGGGTAAATTAAGATAGTTGTTCAGCGAAACTCCATATTTGGTGATCAACGAACGTATTTTGACATAATGCTTGTTAAGCTGGTGAATGAGAGTTTAAAAATCGGAGCTTTCGGTCCCTAACGCCCAGATACTGATTGAGGTAAactatactttcctgtggatattttgtctcaaggACAAACCGCACAGACAACCGGTAGAGTACGTTTAAATATAAATGGTAttaaacattctggcttgtaaggaacaATTACACGATTTTGCAGGCATTAGGCAGTTCACCAATTAATTGTCCATTACAACATGATTAATCAGACTAACTAGCTATGTATAAAGCACTGCAGTCCAATCTCAGCACTATGTAACAATAACAATGTGCGAATTTATTCAATATCTCACGGTCGTCATGTTGCAGTTGAGGTAGAGCGTAAGATCAATGGACTTTCTCCTCTTTCAACGCTTGCACGACGAACTAGCTGCTGAATATGTTGCTGCCTtgccttgcttgctagctaaagTACATCAATGTTAGGGACCATCGacaagttgctagatattggtgAAAGTAACTTTGCATATTTGACTCAATATTTACATGTAGAAAGTTGGTGGGACGAGTGCACAATTATACTGACTAATATCAATAGAATTATTTTGCAGAACACTTTCAAATTACATTATTTTGGGAGAAGTCGTTTTTTTCCCATAAAAATATTGCTGCAGGTAACTTTTCCAGAGCCCTTAAAACGTCACACCGGAATACGGAAGTTTGGAACATTgtggaaaaaacatttttttaacaacACTACTACAAATTAACTAAATATGAGAGACCGCGAAAAAGTGACATATCACAATAACGATAGATTATGGCGCGCATTTTCTGATAATAACAACTAGCCCAGCTTGCTCCATGGGACAACACGCTTGTAGCAACTTGACCAATTCAATGTTTGGGGTGATGTTTCATACCAGACAATCGGCATGATTTCACACTAACGATAAATGACTTAATTTTGATGGAAAGTTAGTTTGCTAacaagccagctagctagctacaaaacCAAGCACCCAAAATGCAATCAGCTGATATGCGGCATCTTCCAGATCATGTGACCAAACCCCCTGTGTTTCGGAAGGGGTCTTCTGATAGGTAGCACTAGCAGTTCACTTGTAATTGAACCAGAGATCGCCTCTTTCTCTCACAACCAGTACAATATCGACGGTAGGAAAAATACTACTTTAGCAAGATATTCCCCTCCAGCGAACTTCTTTGATGTAAATACTACCGAGCCAGGAATCACAGCTTTACAGGTGAATTAACATACAATAATCATGGCAAACTGACTAGCTAATTAGCCAGGATTGGAGCATGCAAAACAAACGGATGTGTTGTCAACTAACATTATCCAGCTGGAGGTGGTGTAGCTGTAATATGTGATCAAACAATGATGTTGTAACTTGATATAAGCTAGTTTGGCTAACGAATACAGCCCCAACAGAACGGTTTCTGATAATGGCTTTGAGACCATTCAAAACAATAtgacagttttgaaactgcagtaaaagtgtactaactgcagtcgactgtggaattttggacgcagtaattgcagaattactgcagttatactgcacccttactgcaatcttttttcgtaaggggGTCATATAGACTTGCTACTATAAAGTGCAGTACCTAGTTAACGTCATACCTatagcttttttgttgttgtctgctaGTAAAATAAGTGGATAGCTGTGGGTaagtagctacagtagctaactgaCAGCTACTGYGCGAAAGCCCTTTTATTGGTAATTCTGTTAATTGATGAGCAGTTAATGTATCCTTATTgtgtccacatacagtgcattcgggaaaatattcagaccccttgatttgcccccccccccacattttgttatgtttttttcccctcatcaatctacacacaataccccataatgacaaagcaaaaacaggtctttagaattgtttacaaattcataaaaaaataacagaccttatttacataagtattctgacccttttctatgagacttgaaattaagcttaggtacatcctgtttccattgatcatccttgagatgtttctataacttgattggagtccacttgtggtRaattcaattgattggacatgatttggaaaggcacacgcacctgtctatataagctcccacagttgacagtgcatctcagagcaaaaaccaagccatgaggtcgacggaattgtccgtagagttccgtgacaggattgtgtcgagtcacagatttgggaaagggtaccaaagaatttctgcagcattgaaggtccccaagaacacagtcacagaacaatgagacagatatttcactggatgtataaatgtgaagcatccggttggcgtttccactcactaccaaatatggtaatgagaggaagcccactctcaggcagtgggagaagatggaataAAATGGATTTTGGCTAACATTATGCAAATCTTYCCATCAATtacacatttgatctcaatacagttctttgttcccaaaactaaaatctgttatgaacagaacagactaagttttgtagactttaccctttacAAAAGTTGTAAAARATTGTACTGTTTACGAGTGCAAaggtacatttagttattgcacatgcgcacttcacagattaggcgttccctaacggaaatatgtaGATGTatactagaacgcgccaataggatatcGCTAgcgcgtgcttggctctgcccacctccttgcttgttctgcccactatgactcatttgttcctgTTGRAAATGAcaagctgtggtctatcttggcttagttataaaaatctttgacacagtggcctccatcattcttaaatggaagaagtttggaaccaccaagctggccaccgggccaaactgagcaatcgggggagaagggcgaagcggatggtcactctgaaagagctccagagttcctctgtggagagggaagaaccttccagaaggacatccatctctgcagcaccaccaatcagacctttatggtagagtggctagatggaagccactcctcagtaaaaggcacatgacagcccgcttggagtttgtcaaaaggcacctaaagactctcaggccatgagaaacaaggttctctggtcagatTTGAACCCAATCGatcttctctggagagacctgaaattagctgttcagcaatgctccccatccaacctgactgagcttgagaggatctgcagagaaaaatgggagaaactccccaaatacacgtgtgccaagcttgtagcgtcatacccaagaagactcaagtaaagggtctgaatacttatgtaaatgtgatatttcaatttttttatttttagtacatttgcaaaaaaatctaatgttttttgctttgtcattatgtggtattgtgtgtagattaaatatatatttttaaatacataccaatcaattttagaataaggctgtaccgtatcaaaatgtggaaaaattcaaggggcctgaatactttccgaatgcactgtaaatgagtAATGACGTCTGACATCACTGTGCCAGGTTCTTCAACATTTTAGGCTAATCCAAGCATGTTTATAATCAGATGCAAAGTAAGGGTTAGTGGCCATGCAGTTTTCAcacaatgtacaggtaactgctaaaataaaggttgtTTGtccgtcaccagatctcaactaaGGCGATATATATGTAATTCATGTTTTTTGGAGctatattccaaatgcctgtatcacaATAATCaagttgtttcttttttttggtcTTGTCTCCTTCACTCCTGCTGTGCACCTTGCCattttacaccagagatctgtatataatgacgagatgcctccgtcctaacaatgggagtcgttgtcacGAAAGTGGGAAGGCAGACGACAACCTTAGGTCCACATTTAGCCCATAGAAAGGCATTGGTCTTATTTTGAGaaattttggcgagagtgaaacctctcgctttgcctcttcctttctgttttatacacacacacacacacacacaca
This sequence is a window from Salvelinus sp. IW2-2015 unplaced genomic scaffold, ASM291031v2 Un_scaffold1073, whole genome shotgun sequence. Protein-coding genes within it:
- the LOC112069666 gene encoding copper transport protein ATOX1 is translated as MTTKQEFFVDMTCEGCSGAVTRVLNKLGGVQFEIDLPNKKVFIESDKDTDVLLETLKKTGKAANYIGPK